The following DNA comes from Salvia splendens isolate huo1 unplaced genomic scaffold, SspV2 ctg319, whole genome shotgun sequence.
GACTGCAATAGTAAGCAGAGTAATTGTATTATATATTTAGTAAAGGTGTATATCTATTTAAAGTGCCAGTGGAAACATTACAGTAGAGGAATCGGAGTCGGAGAATGATTTTGGCAGAAAAGGGAAAGGTGAATCAAGTAGATTGAAGATAAAATGGAACAGTACTGGATCAGCTATAAAGATTATTTGCCAAATATGTCTGATTGTTGGCTATTTTGTGAAGCACACAAACAAACTATTTCAAAGAATACTCACTGTTCTACAAACCTCATGATTTCTGCTACTTTCTTAAATGATAAGCCCCAGAATGTTCTTATATTTTAGATGGGATCCTCATCGATGCAGATGGAAAGTTCAGTACATACTTAAGAAACTTGTAATAATAATAGCTAAACCTTGCAATAAGTATAGCTAACATTTGTATACACCAAAGTAGACTTTTACATTGAAGTACAATTAAAGAAATTATAGCTAAAACTTGCAATTCTCAATGTACTAACTTCTTTCTTTTACATAGAGTGTGAAAGGTCTAACACCCAATGATATTAACTCAACAGAAACTTCCAAAACTCTTCCATCGTTGAGAAGATCTGTGATCATATGATATTTTACCAGGTCAAGGGCTCTATTAGGGCTAGAATACTTCATCTTTAGCTAATAAAAACTGAAATAGGAAGACGTCTCAAGGAACATGTTTGACGACATCGCTGTCCATAATAGCTACTCGTTTCTTATTTTcgcttatttatttaattatctaagAGATGCTTGGTATGCAAACCTTTGAGAATGCATTATGCCGCTTCCCCTCCTTCCATCGCCTGATCTGCCCATCATTCATAAGCCTAAATCTTCCTTTGTAAGACCTAATAATTAAAACCATCACATTATCAGTGTTTCTTGACCTGCTCCAGAAAATTGACGAAATATAGTGCATCTATAGAAGGCATTATATACATACGAGTAGCCTTTGATTTTGACTTTTTTGACTTTGGAAACTACTGGAGTCATTGGCTTCCTACTCttcaacttcctcttcctctgcTTGGCAGTGATATGCCGTACTTGGATCAACTAAAAATATACCATATGAATATGAGACATGAGAAGATGAGAATAAACAAATTCCTAGCACAGCAAACATATGTTGAATATATCTTAGTGGTATTGACAACAAGTAGTACAATTTTGATAGCAAGAAACAAATGGAGAAAATGCAACAATCAAGACCAAAACGACCACAGACGGAGGGGAGTATGATGAAAAAGTGTGGGGAAACTTGTGAAATCTCATTTAGATAACAACAATTAAGATTAACAGTTTACACTGACCCAGGACTCAATCGAGTTGGATGACCCGACATATGAACAGATTCCAATACAAAGTAGCAACCTTTACAGAAAAATGCATCACATTCTACCATTAGGCTGATAATGAAAATAGCAATTAACGTTCCTAATTATTTGATATCGAtaaacatctcctaaaatttcaattaaaatggTGGAGGGTGGGGGAGCAATGTCATCTAAAATGCGCAAACATCTTCAAATTCTGATATGGAAATAACCCAACATCAAGCAAAAAAGGCTGCATTCCACCACCAGGAACGAACACATAcataataaaacaataaaaaggcGCGAGGGCTAAAATGCGACACTTACAGAGAGAGGCGAGTGTGTGATAGGAGAGGGAAAGGTGGAGGCGCTGATGTGGGAGGAAAAATAGGGTGCAATTAGGGAACGAGTGGCGATTGGGGGTTTGTGGAATAAACTGGGGGAAGTGTGGAGAAGACGAGCAGCGGCGGGAGGGCGAAGGTGGGTAGAGGAAGCAAGGGCTGCCAAAGAGCGGAGCCTCCAGCACCATCTCTGCATCATCTCTATGTTCTTCCAAATAGGGGAATCAGAGCCTGGTCAGTAAACAGTAGAGAGTGATTGGAATTGGTGGAAATGTTTACTTTTACTATTTATCATACTTTGGGGTGCGATTTGGAAATATGTGCAAGGCATTTCAATTTTGCAACTCTCAAATtacattatttcaaatttagtccttttgacaattttttatacgaaaatacccttttaaTATTTGGGCAATTTTgtcttttcaatatttttcgCTTTTTTATGGCAGCtcatattagagcatccacaatggcgtcTGTCCCGAtggacgtccgaccggcgtgccggacgtccgccattgtgcaagggtgacgcggatacgga
Coding sequences within:
- the LOC121789730 gene encoding uncharacterized protein LOC121789730 gives rise to the protein MMQRWCWRLRSLAALASSTHLRPPAAARLLHTSPSLFHKPPIATRSLIAPYFSSHISASTFPSPITHSPLSLIQVRHITAKQRKRKLKSRKPMTPVVSKVKKVKIKGYSSYKGRFRLMNDGQIRRWKEGKRHNAFSKSKKSKRRLRQPGVVPAAYAKVMKKLNFCA